A window of the Polaribacter sp. HaHaR_3_91 genome harbors these coding sequences:
- the tatA gene encoding twin-arginine translocase TatA/TatE family subunit: protein MYSLATNFMFIGGPQLIIIVVVVLLLFGGKKIPELMKGLGSGIKEFKNAAKEEPEEKLEEKK, encoded by the coding sequence ATGTATAGTTTAGCAACAAATTTTATGTTCATTGGTGGTCCACAACTAATTATTATTGTGGTAGTAGTTTTACTATTATTTGGTGGTAAGAAGATTCCAGAATTAATGAAAGGTTTAGGAAGCGGAATTAAAGAGTTTAAAAACGCTGCTAAAGAAGAACCAGAAGAAAAATTAGAGGAGAAAAAATAA
- a CDS encoding head GIN domain-containing protein, protein MKNIIYICAILLSSVTIAQTTVTKNLGDYSELKVYNGIELELIKSAEQKLEITGEKSEMVKIKNVNNILKISLPFSLKPENNAADGQVLVKLYYNKNIAIIDANEGATVTGKDVNQDKLEVNAQERAFINLTTEVKYLTVKTSSGGIIKLTGTADNQEVDVDLYGIYNGFDMQVISNSNVFAGTGAKAEVLAGKTLSAKVSFGGSIFYKGDPEVVKDKKVIGGIIQKRN, encoded by the coding sequence ATGAAAAATATAATATATATCTGTGCTATACTGTTAAGTTCTGTAACAATTGCACAAACAACTGTAACTAAAAATTTAGGAGATTATTCTGAGTTAAAAGTCTATAATGGTATAGAATTAGAGTTGATAAAATCTGCAGAGCAAAAATTAGAAATTACTGGAGAAAAATCTGAAATGGTAAAAATTAAGAATGTAAATAACATCTTAAAAATATCATTACCCTTTTCATTAAAACCAGAAAACAATGCTGCAGATGGTCAAGTATTAGTTAAACTATATTATAACAAAAATATAGCTATTATTGATGCTAACGAAGGTGCAACGGTAACCGGTAAAGATGTAAATCAAGACAAATTAGAAGTAAACGCACAAGAAAGAGCTTTTATTAATTTAACAACAGAGGTTAAATATTTAACTGTTAAAACATCATCTGGCGGAATTATAAAATTAACTGGTACTGCAGATAACCAAGAAGTAGATGTAGACTTATATGGTATTTATAATGGTTTTGACATGCAAGTAATTAGTAATTCTAATGTTTTTGCAGGTACAGGAGCTAAAGCAGAAGTTTTAGCAGGTAAAACTTTAAGTGCTAAAGTAAGCTTTGGGGGATCTATATTTTACAAGGGAGATCCAGAGGTTGTTAAAGATAAAAAAGTAATTGGTGGAATTATTCAAAAAAGGAATTAA
- the rnr gene encoding ribonuclease R codes for MTKKKKKIYKKKGNVVKDLTRNIFKVLKQDSEKSYNHKQIAAKLKISDTDGRTQIIKKLAELAATKEIKEVERGKFQINVDRKYSIGTLDVTSTGNGYFVTDDYEDDIFIPNINLGKGLHNDTVKAYVYKRRSGKKYEADVVEIIERAKTEFVGVLQKSKTKNFGFVVPDNNKMYADIFVSESKLNGAVDGDKVQATLLDWPKNSKNPFGKITTVLGKPGDHNTEMHSILLEYGLPYEFEPEVEKEAESLPIEITEKEISKRRDMRKDLTFTIDPKDAKDFDDALSFTKLENGNYEIGIHIADVSHYLQPKTILDDEAYKRATSVYLVDRVVPMLPEMLSNGVCSLRPHEEKLTFSAVFELNKKAQVVGEWFGRTVTYSDQRFAYEEAQSIIENVKLSDDVQPYTMPEDISITDESYVVAPEVVEATLKLDELAKILRKKRMKQGAISFDRVEVKFNLDEEANPVGVFFKESKDANKLIEEFMLLANRKVAEFIGFSKGKATNNTFIYRVHDEPDVEKLASLENMVRKFGYKINTDTKKSTSDSLNQLLSDVHGKAESNMIETLTIRTMSKAVYTTQNIGHYGLAFDYYSHFTSPIRRYPDVMTHRLLQHYLDGGDSPKADKYEEKCKHSSNREELASKAERSSIKYMQVKYMQDHKDEIFEGVITGVTEWGIYVEISSNKCEGMVRIRDIKSDYYIFDEKQYAIVGQASKKLYQLGDDVKVRVKHTDLERKHLDFALIEA; via the coding sequence ATGACAAAAAAGAAGAAAAAAATATATAAAAAGAAAGGGAACGTTGTAAAAGACTTAACCAGAAATATATTTAAAGTATTAAAACAAGACAGCGAAAAATCTTATAATCATAAGCAAATTGCTGCAAAATTAAAGATTTCTGATACAGATGGTAGAACCCAGATAATTAAGAAATTAGCAGAATTAGCTGCAACCAAAGAAATAAAAGAAGTAGAGCGTGGTAAGTTTCAAATAAATGTAGATAGAAAATATTCTATTGGTACTTTAGATGTAACTTCTACCGGAAATGGATATTTTGTAACAGATGATTATGAAGACGATATTTTTATTCCGAATATTAATTTGGGTAAAGGTTTACATAACGATACTGTAAAAGCGTATGTTTATAAAAGACGTAGTGGAAAGAAATACGAAGCAGATGTTGTAGAAATTATTGAACGTGCAAAAACAGAATTTGTAGGTGTTTTACAAAAAAGTAAAACCAAAAATTTTGGTTTTGTAGTACCGGATAACAACAAAATGTATGCAGATATTTTTGTGTCTGAGAGCAAGTTGAATGGGGCAGTAGATGGCGATAAGGTACAAGCTACTTTGTTAGATTGGCCTAAAAACTCTAAAAATCCTTTTGGAAAAATTACAACCGTTCTTGGTAAACCAGGAGATCATAATACAGAAATGCATTCTATTTTATTAGAATATGGTTTGCCTTATGAGTTTGAACCAGAGGTTGAAAAAGAAGCAGAATCTTTACCAATTGAAATTACAGAAAAAGAAATTTCTAAGCGTAGAGATATGCGTAAAGATTTAACTTTTACGATAGATCCAAAAGATGCAAAAGATTTTGATGATGCATTATCATTCACAAAATTAGAAAATGGTAATTATGAAATAGGAATTCATATTGCCGATGTTTCTCATTATTTACAGCCAAAAACAATTTTAGACGATGAAGCTTATAAAAGAGCTACATCTGTTTATTTAGTAGATAGAGTAGTACCAATGTTACCAGAAATGTTATCTAACGGAGTGTGTTCTTTAAGACCACATGAAGAAAAGTTAACATTTTCTGCAGTGTTTGAATTAAATAAAAAAGCACAAGTAGTAGGCGAGTGGTTTGGTAGAACGGTAACATATTCAGATCAACGTTTTGCTTATGAAGAAGCACAATCTATTATAGAAAATGTTAAATTATCTGATGATGTTCAACCTTATACTATGCCAGAAGATATTTCTATTACAGATGAATCTTATGTAGTAGCTCCAGAAGTTGTAGAAGCTACTTTAAAATTAGATGAATTGGCTAAAATTCTTCGTAAAAAAAGAATGAAACAAGGCGCAATTTCTTTTGATAGAGTAGAAGTGAAGTTCAATTTAGATGAAGAAGCAAACCCAGTGGGTGTATTCTTTAAAGAATCTAAAGATGCTAACAAATTAATTGAAGAATTTATGTTGTTAGCAAATAGAAAAGTTGCTGAATTTATTGGTTTTTCTAAAGGAAAAGCTACCAACAATACATTTATTTACAGGGTTCATGACGAGCCAGATGTAGAAAAATTGGCTTCTTTAGAAAATATGGTTCGTAAATTTGGATACAAAATTAATACAGATACCAAAAAATCTACCTCAGATTCTTTAAATCAGTTATTAAGTGATGTGCATGGTAAAGCAGAATCTAACATGATTGAGACTTTAACCATTAGAACTATGTCTAAAGCGGTATATACAACTCAAAATATTGGGCATTACGGATTGGCTTTTGATTATTATAGCCATTTTACATCGCCTATTAGACGTTATCCAGATGTAATGACACATAGATTACTTCAACACTATTTAGATGGCGGAGATAGCCCAAAAGCAGATAAGTATGAAGAAAAGTGTAAGCATTCATCAAACAGAGAAGAATTAGCTTCTAAAGCAGAAAGATCATCTATTAAATACATGCAAGTAAAATACATGCAAGATCATAAAGATGAAATTTTTGAAGGTGTTATTACAGGAGTTACAGAATGGGGTATTTATGTAGAAATTTCTTCTAATAAATGTGAAGGAATGGTGAGAATTAGAGATATAAAAAGTGATTATTATATTTTTGATGAAAAGCAATATGCTATAGTAGGTCAAGCTTCTAAAAAACTATATCAGTTAGGAGATGATGTTAAAGTAAGAGTAAAACATACAGATTTAGAAAGAAAACATTTAGATTTTGCTTTAATAGAAGCTTAA
- a CDS encoding diacylglycerol kinase family protein: MSTSWFIIANPISGNRNFSKQWKEIQQLLNNKKIDFSFAFTKFSKHEIELVDTAIQQGFRNIISIGGDGTLHNVVNGIMTQRYAKTSDITIAVIPQGTGNDWIKTYNIPNSVKKAIEIIHKKNIILQDIGVLKTDNRTVFFNNVAGLGYDGYIVNKLKTLKSFGSLAYILSGIAGLLLYKKTVFKIIFDDKILETNCLMTVFGICKFSGGGMQFTKNVNSTDGLLDITIAKNLTILDLILNLPKLYSGKIVDHKKLETYKTKAIRVVPKTAKPFIQADGEIIGTGEVHVKIIEKAINFVVN, translated from the coding sequence ATGTCTACATCTTGGTTTATAATTGCAAATCCTATTTCTGGAAATCGGAATTTTTCTAAACAATGGAAGGAAATTCAACAATTATTAAACAATAAAAAAATAGACTTTTCTTTTGCTTTTACAAAATTTTCTAAACACGAAATTGAATTGGTTGATACCGCAATTCAACAAGGTTTTAGAAATATTATTTCGATTGGTGGAGATGGAACACTACATAACGTAGTTAACGGAATAATGACGCAAAGGTACGCAAAAACTTCTGATATAACTATTGCTGTAATTCCACAGGGAACTGGTAACGATTGGATAAAGACTTATAACATACCTAATAGCGTTAAAAAAGCGATTGAAATTATTCATAAAAAGAATATTATTTTACAAGATATTGGTGTTTTAAAAACTGATAATAGAACTGTTTTTTTTAATAATGTAGCTGGTTTAGGGTATGATGGTTACATTGTTAATAAACTAAAAACTTTAAAAAGTTTTGGCTCTTTAGCTTATATATTAAGCGGAATAGCTGGTTTATTACTTTATAAAAAAACAGTGTTTAAAATTATTTTTGATGATAAAATTCTAGAAACTAATTGTTTAATGACCGTTTTTGGTATTTGTAAATTTTCTGGTGGTGGAATGCAGTTTACAAAAAATGTAAATAGCACAGATGGTTTATTAGATATTACCATAGCTAAAAACCTGACTATCTTAGATTTAATTTTAAATTTACCTAAATTATATTCTGGTAAAATTGTAGATCATAAAAAACTAGAAACGTATAAAACTAAAGCAATTAGAGTGGTTCCAAAAACAGCAAAACCTTTTATTCAGGCTGATGGTGAGATAATTGGAACTGGAGAAGTACATGTAAAAATTATTGAAAAGGCTATAAATTTTGTAGTGAACTAA
- the rpiB gene encoding ribose 5-phosphate isomerase B, whose amino-acid sequence MTIAIGNDHAGTEYKFEIIKHLEEKGYKVLNFGTNTNDSMDYPDAIHPTADAVESGKATMGIILCGSGNGAQMTANKHQGIRAALCWNNELVALTRQHNNANVLTIPARFVSLQQAIGFVDIFLSTEFEGGRHGDRVQKISCAG is encoded by the coding sequence ATGACAATTGCCATTGGTAACGATCACGCAGGTACAGAATACAAATTCGAAATTATAAAACATTTAGAAGAAAAAGGATATAAAGTTCTAAATTTTGGAACCAATACAAACGATTCTATGGATTACCCAGATGCCATTCATCCAACAGCAGATGCTGTAGAAAGTGGTAAAGCAACTATGGGTATTATTTTGTGTGGTTCTGGCAATGGAGCACAAATGACCGCTAATAAACACCAAGGTATTAGAGCTGCTTTGTGTTGGAATAATGAATTAGTTGCATTAACAAGACAACATAATAATGCAAACGTTCTTACAATCCCTGCACGTTTTGTGTCTTTACAACAAGCTATTGGTTTTGTAGATATTTTTCTTTCTACAGAGTTTGAAGGTGGTAGACATGGAGATAGAGTTCAAAAAATTTCTTGTGCCGGATAA
- a CDS encoding GNAT family N-acetyltransferase — protein sequence MNFQIKTFQELNTTELYKILQLRSEVFVVEQDCVYQDVDFKDQKALHVFCLKDDKIIAYTRIFKPGVYFKNASIGRVVVAANERKYGFGHDLMKVSIEAIKTHFKVDKITISAQKYLKKFYETHQFIQVGEEYLEDGIPHIRMDRE from the coding sequence ATGAATTTTCAAATAAAAACCTTTCAAGAGTTAAATACAACAGAACTTTATAAGATACTTCAATTACGATCTGAAGTTTTTGTGGTAGAACAAGATTGTGTATATCAAGATGTAGATTTTAAAGATCAAAAAGCATTACATGTTTTTTGTTTAAAAGATGATAAAATTATTGCTTATACACGTATTTTTAAACCAGGAGTTTATTTTAAAAATGCTAGTATTGGTAGGGTAGTAGTTGCTGCTAACGAACGTAAATATGGTTTTGGACATGATTTAATGAAAGTTTCTATAGAAGCAATAAAAACTCATTTTAAGGTTGATAAAATTACTATTTCTGCGCAAAAATATTTAAAGAAATTTTATGAAACGCATCAATTTATTCAAGTAGGCGAGGAGTATTTAGAAGATGGTATTCCGCATATTAGAATGGATAGAGAATAA
- a CDS encoding TonB-dependent siderophore receptor, with amino-acid sequence MRNKYLLFFISFILTNSLVFSQNSSEKKPLASILLALEKSYDIKFSYSDNDVKNIFIQQPKKDISIENLLSFLNKETFLQFKTLDNRYVTVSFLNKYISVCGTVLDANSLEPLFLTSVKVNGYKLGTTTNNNGNFNLKNVPANATLTISFISFKTKIITAKELFSSNCKEVFLEEETEELSEIIMPKFLTAGLHKNTDGSTVLDTEKFGILPGLIEPDILKTIKILPGIESINESISNINVRGGTNDQNLMLWDGIKMYHSGHFFGLISAYNPYLTKKISVTKNGTSSAFSDGVSSTINMETSNEITNKLSGGGGFNLLSADAFVQVPIKKNLEAHISARRSFTDVINTPTYKNYFSRSFQDNSISSSTINNADSKFYFYDYSFKVLYDVSYNHTIRANFIHIKNNLDYQEKYTTNTTTIEENSSLKQENLGANINWHANWDAKFSTNLSFFFSDYRINSTDYNKDSDQYQTQFNNVLETEVKLDSKYEISDVLHFTNGLVINEIGVKNTTTVNAPTFSKTDKNVLLKSAFYTEIEYHKKNTYARFGVRANYFDQFTKFVIEPRINIRQQLNTELSVKLEGELKNQTTAQKIDFEDNFLGIEKRRWILSDDENTPIIKSKQASFGAAYSKNKLYVDITGFYKKADGITAVNQGFYNNTQAVNSIGNYKVKGVEFLVNKQTEKISTWLSYTYAKNDYTFDIFNPTTFSNSLDITHSLSAAFNYNFTEFFKISFGGVLRSGKPYTTPIDGNETIKSGNRTIVNYNNPNQEKLDNFFRLDLSGSYNFDFSDVIKSTIRLGFTNLTNKENIIDSYYIVDETSKNNVNRVNNYSLPFTPNLSFRINF; translated from the coding sequence ATGAGAAATAAGTATCTTCTTTTTTTTATCAGTTTTATACTGACTAATAGTCTTGTATTTTCTCAAAATTCTTCAGAGAAAAAGCCACTTGCATCAATTTTATTAGCGCTTGAAAAAAGTTATGATATAAAATTTTCTTATTCTGATAATGATGTAAAAAATATTTTTATACAACAACCAAAAAAAGATATTTCTATAGAAAATCTACTCTCTTTTTTAAATAAAGAAACTTTTTTACAATTTAAAACCTTAGACAATAGATATGTAACCGTTTCATTTTTAAATAAATACATTTCTGTCTGCGGAACCGTTTTAGATGCTAACTCCTTAGAACCTTTATTTTTAACTTCTGTAAAAGTAAATGGTTATAAATTAGGAACAACCACTAATAATAACGGTAATTTTAACTTAAAAAATGTACCGGCTAACGCTACTTTAACAATTTCTTTTATCAGTTTTAAAACAAAAATTATTACCGCAAAAGAATTGTTTTCTTCTAACTGTAAAGAAGTTTTTTTAGAAGAAGAAACAGAAGAATTATCAGAAATTATAATGCCTAAGTTTTTAACCGCTGGTTTGCATAAAAATACTGATGGTAGTACAGTTTTAGACACAGAAAAATTTGGAATTTTACCAGGTTTAATAGAACCCGATATTTTAAAAACAATTAAAATTCTACCAGGTATAGAAAGTATAAACGAAAGTATTTCTAATATTAATGTAAGAGGTGGTACAAATGACCAAAATTTAATGCTTTGGGATGGTATAAAAATGTATCATTCAGGTCATTTTTTTGGGCTTATTTCTGCTTATAACCCGTATTTAACAAAAAAAATATCTGTTACTAAAAACGGAACAAGTAGTGCATTTTCAGACGGGGTTTCTTCAACTATAAATATGGAAACATCTAATGAAATTACAAATAAACTTTCTGGTGGTGGTGGATTTAATTTGTTAAGTGCAGATGCTTTTGTACAAGTTCCTATAAAAAAGAATTTAGAAGCTCATATTTCTGCAAGAAGGTCGTTTACAGATGTTATTAACACTCCAACTTATAAAAATTATTTCTCACGCAGTTTTCAAGATAATTCTATTTCATCAAGCACTATTAATAACGCTGATTCTAAATTTTATTTCTACGATTACTCCTTTAAAGTTTTATATGATGTTAGCTACAATCATACTATTAGAGCCAATTTTATTCATATAAAAAACAATTTAGACTATCAAGAAAAATACACTACTAATACTACAACAATTGAAGAAAATAGTTCTTTAAAACAAGAAAATTTAGGAGCAAATATCAACTGGCATGCAAATTGGGATGCTAAATTTTCTACCAACTTATCTTTCTTTTTTTCAGATTATAGAATAAATTCTACAGATTATAATAAAGATTCAGATCAATATCAAACGCAGTTTAATAATGTGTTAGAAACGGAAGTAAAGTTAGATTCTAAATATGAGATTTCTGATGTTTTACATTTCACTAATGGATTGGTAATAAATGAAATAGGTGTAAAAAATACCACAACTGTAAATGCACCTACATTTTCTAAAACAGACAAAAATGTGTTGTTAAAAAGTGCCTTTTATACTGAAATAGAGTATCATAAAAAAAATACTTATGCAAGATTTGGAGTTCGGGCAAACTACTTTGATCAGTTTACAAAATTTGTTATAGAACCTAGAATTAACATCCGACAGCAATTAAATACAGAATTATCTGTAAAATTAGAAGGCGAATTAAAAAACCAAACAACAGCACAAAAAATAGATTTTGAAGATAATTTTTTAGGAATAGAAAAACGAAGATGGATTCTTTCTGATGATGAAAATACTCCTATTATAAAAAGTAAACAGGCTTCTTTTGGAGCAGCATATTCTAAAAATAAATTATATGTAGATATTACTGGTTTTTATAAAAAAGCAGATGGAATTACAGCTGTAAACCAAGGCTTTTATAACAATACACAAGCCGTAAATTCTATAGGAAATTATAAAGTAAAAGGGGTTGAGTTTTTAGTGAATAAACAAACTGAAAAAATTAGTACTTGGTTAAGTTATACGTACGCTAAAAACGATTATACATTCGATATTTTTAATCCTACAACATTTTCTAATAGCTTAGATATTACACATTCTTTAAGTGCAGCATTTAACTATAATTTTACTGAATTTTTTAAAATTTCTTTTGGTGGAGTTTTACGTTCTGGTAAACCTTATACAACACCTATTGATGGAAATGAAACCATAAAAAGTGGTAACAGAACTATTGTAAATTATAACAATCCTAACCAAGAAAAGCTAGATAATTTCTTTAGATTAGATCTTTCTGGAAGCTATAATTTTGATTTTTCTGATGTTATAAAATCCACTATTCGTCTAGGTTTTACTAATTTAACGAATAAGGAAAACATTATAGATTCTTATTATATTGTAGATGAAACTAGTAAAAACAATGTAAATAGAGTAAACAATTATTCTTTGCCTTTTACTCCTAATTTAAGCTTTAGAATCAACTTTTAA
- a CDS encoding FecR family protein — protein sequence MKKEKDILKWLNREISDEELTHLKETKDFNTLEKIAHYSSQIDAPKVDVEKALADFKLKTENTSKKGKVIPFNYKKLYKYAAAVVVLLTTSYFFLSNNTDNAIYKTAFAETKNFNLPDNSEVVLNANSEISYAKDSWQENRNLTLDGEAFFKVQKGEKFTVNTEVGKVTVLGTQFNVKERDNYFEVKTFEGLVSVVYKDSLIKLPRGSIFKVVNGVVDINNTFNIKEKSWLQKESNFKSTALRFILEEIENQFGYTIETTNVDLDILYSGGFTHTDIDIALKSVTIPLQLSYKIDGKKITIFNYEK from the coding sequence ATGAAAAAAGAAAAAGACATATTAAAATGGCTAAACAGAGAAATTTCTGATGAAGAACTAACGCATTTAAAAGAAACAAAAGATTTTAATACTTTAGAAAAAATAGCACATTATTCATCTCAAATAGATGCTCCTAAAGTTGATGTAGAAAAAGCCCTGGCAGATTTTAAATTAAAAACTGAAAATACCTCTAAAAAAGGAAAAGTTATTCCTTTTAATTATAAAAAACTCTATAAATATGCAGCAGCAGTGGTTGTCTTACTAACAACTTCTTATTTTTTTCTCTCTAATAATACTGATAATGCTATTTATAAAACAGCCTTTGCAGAAACAAAAAACTTTAATTTACCAGATAATTCTGAGGTAGTATTAAACGCAAATTCAGAAATTTCTTATGCGAAAGATAGTTGGCAAGAAAACAGAAATTTAACCTTAGACGGAGAAGCATTTTTTAAAGTACAAAAAGGAGAAAAGTTTACTGTAAATACAGAAGTTGGTAAGGTTACTGTACTTGGAACACAATTTAATGTAAAGGAAAGAGATAATTATTTTGAAGTAAAAACCTTTGAAGGTTTGGTAAGTGTTGTCTATAAAGATAGCTTGATTAAATTACCTAGAGGATCCATTTTTAAAGTAGTAAATGGCGTGGTAGATATTAACAATACTTTTAATATTAAAGAGAAATCTTGGTTGCAAAAAGAATCTAATTTTAAAAGTACAGCTTTGCGTTTTATTTTAGAAGAAATAGAAAATCAGTTTGGGTATACTATCGAAACTACAAATGTAGATTTAGATATTTTATATTCTGGTGGTTTTACACATACAGATATAGATATTGCTTTAAAATCTGTTACAATTCCGTTACAGTTATCTTATAAAATTGATGGTAAAAAAATTACTATCTTTAATTATGAGAAATAA
- a CDS encoding RNA polymerase sigma factor, whose translation MTDKSLCDEINFNEFYTSHIQSASNFAYYKSGDKNASLDLAQEAFIKIWEHCSKIDFTKAKSYLFTVINNLFLNKVKHQKVVFEYAKSSPYLDVNNQSPDYLLEEEEFKNKLKNAIAGLTEGDREVFLMNRIDGKKYREIAETLEISQKAVEKRMSSALKKLRTKIDGI comes from the coding sequence ATGACTGATAAATCTCTTTGTGATGAAATCAATTTTAATGAGTTTTATACTTCTCATATTCAGTCTGCAAGTAATTTTGCTTATTATAAATCTGGTGATAAAAATGCCTCTTTAGATTTAGCACAAGAAGCCTTTATAAAAATATGGGAACATTGTTCTAAAATAGATTTTACAAAAGCCAAGTCGTACTTATTTACAGTTATTAACAATCTTTTTCTAAATAAAGTAAAACATCAAAAAGTAGTTTTTGAGTATGCTAAAAGCAGTCCTTATTTAGATGTTAATAACCAAAGTCCAGATTATTTATTAGAAGAAGAAGAGTTTAAAAACAAACTAAAAAATGCTATTGCAGGTTTAACAGAAGGAGATCGTGAAGTTTTTTTGATGAATAGGATTGATGGAAAAAAATACAGAGAAATTGCAGAAACGTTAGAAATATCTCAAAAAGCAGTAGAGAAACGAATGTCATCAGCATTAAAAAAGTTAAGAACTAAAATAGACGGAATTTAA
- a CDS encoding membrane metalloprotease, translating to MKNILLKVILVCSILFSCSSKEDEIIDSETGNLINVSTNRQITGSSANDLLSGGIFKKMIVEIAYIEGFKPSETAINNFKNFITNRTNKPEGVTYITQEISFTDKEAYTLEEVVALEKEHRTKYSSDTTIAVWVLFVNGKSSKDTSSSAILGAAYWNTSFVIYEETLHGLSNGAFEPERSLLESSVINHEFGHLLGLTNLGSELQSNHEDTEHPKHCNEEDCLMYWAAETSQGIGNMLSGGKVPTLDAQCLEDLKANGGK from the coding sequence ATGAAAAATATTCTTTTAAAAGTAATTCTAGTTTGCAGTATTTTATTTTCTTGTTCTTCTAAAGAAGACGAAATAATAGATAGTGAAACAGGTAACTTAATAAATGTAAGTACAAACAGACAAATAACAGGTTCTTCTGCAAACGATTTACTTTCTGGAGGTATTTTTAAAAAAATGATTGTTGAAATTGCATATATAGAAGGTTTTAAACCCTCTGAAACAGCTATAAATAATTTTAAAAATTTTATTACGAATAGAACTAATAAACCGGAAGGAGTAACCTATATAACTCAAGAAATTTCTTTTACAGATAAAGAAGCATATACTTTAGAAGAAGTAGTAGCTTTAGAAAAAGAGCATAGAACTAAATACAGTTCAGATACAACTATTGCTGTTTGGGTATTATTTGTAAACGGAAAATCTTCTAAAGATACTAGTTCTAGTGCTATTTTGGGCGCAGCATATTGGAACACTTCTTTTGTAATTTACGAAGAAACACTTCATGGTTTAAGTAATGGTGCTTTTGAACCTGAAAGGAGTTTATTAGAGTCCTCAGTAATTAATCATGAATTTGGCCATCTTTTAGGTTTAACAAATTTAGGAAGTGAATTACAAAGTAATCATGAAGATACAGAGCATCCAAAACACTGTAACGAAGAAGATTGTTTAATGTATTGGGCAGCAGAAACAAGCCAAGGAATAGGCAATATGCTTTCTGGCGGAAAAGTACCAACATTAGACGCACAATGTTTAGAAGATTTAAAAGCCAATGGTGGAAAATAA
- a CDS encoding porin family protein — protein MKTIYITMALMITSVLSLNAQDSKNKATAGIKGGYNMSSVSFDGSSETDRLHGYHIGIYGESFIGKFISIQPEILYSKQGYKIIDGSSTYTQKLDYINVPLMLKLYPVKSFFLEAGPQIGFSISHKETFDSGFILYDTEKEFEPNNFDWGVNVGAGFKSDSGVSLGVRYHLGQNDIYDEDKPKNRVWQLYVGFDF, from the coding sequence ATGAAAACAATATATATTACAATGGCATTAATGATTACAAGTGTATTATCATTAAATGCGCAAGACAGTAAAAATAAAGCAACAGCAGGTATTAAAGGAGGATATAATATGTCTTCTGTAAGTTTTGATGGTAGTTCGGAAACAGATAGATTACATGGATATCATATTGGTATATATGGGGAATCTTTTATAGGTAAATTTATTTCTATTCAACCAGAAATTTTGTACTCTAAGCAAGGTTATAAAATTATAGATGGATCTAGTACGTATACCCAAAAACTAGACTATATAAATGTGCCATTAATGCTAAAATTATACCCTGTAAAAAGTTTCTTTTTAGAAGCAGGACCTCAAATAGGTTTTTCAATATCACATAAAGAAACCTTCGATTCTGGTTTTATTTTATATGATACAGAAAAAGAATTTGAACCTAATAATTTTGATTGGGGAGTGAATGTAGGAGCTGGTTTTAAAAGTGATTCAGGCGTTAGTTTAGGAGTTAGATACCATTTAGGTCAAAATGATATTTATGATGAAGACAAGCCTAAAAATAGAGTTTGGCAACTTTATGTAGGATTCGATTTTTAA